The Parambassis ranga chromosome 1, fParRan2.1, whole genome shotgun sequence genome includes a region encoding these proteins:
- the LOC114442079 gene encoding pyrin-like: protein MNVPELLLGALEDLVDEDFKKFKWFLTLNILDSCAPIPKCRLEKASQFETVSKMIENYGEELAVDVTVQILTKMRMNSAAEELKKAHTARKTSAPSTSSPAVTPAIAMLEMLGRIGTLDSSNKISGSQNTIKGSGNKVTGSGNIVIN, encoded by the exons atgaatgttccagagcTGCTCCTTGGTGCTCTGGAAGACCTGGTTGATGAGGACTTCAAAAAATTTAAGTGGTTCCTCACACTGAATATTTTGGACAGCTGTGCACCCATTCCCAAATGTCGTCTGGAGAAGGCGTCCCAGTTTGAAACTGTCAGTAAGATGATAGAAAACTATGGCGAAGAGCTGGCTGTGGATGTTACTGTCCAAATCCTGACGAAGATGAGGATGAACAGTGCTGCAGAAGAGTTAAAGAaagcacacacag CGAGGAAAACATCTGCACCCTCCACCTCTTCTCCTGCTGTGACACCGGCTATCGCCATGTTAGAAATGCTCGGTCGCATAGGCACCTTGGATTCATCGAATAAGATCAGTGGGTCACAAAACACAATCAAAGGCTCAGGAAATAAAGTCACTGGGTCAGGGAATATAGTCATTAACTAA
- the gpr108 gene encoding protein GPR108: MAEENRVCFVAGFLLLLLLSGCTARIHTLTLTNDTRSTVDLNNFGFFANGTLEVNLSSLQLDEKRVNYSKYPVGFTLSRSRVNGVLSYTAEEPETCPLTPPSPKQANDEPLIFFLIDINKLSVIVKTMGVQDNILTAEEKDGAEKGQRKARDSPADPAAPAAPPGPPAPAAPAAPAVPAAPAKPPENGDEPAEDKKNKESAVQKPDEQKGEKPNTEVEAKKVAGKTFHLDKPTQLVLALKKVDDLFNFSFHMVIGPKAEGLYSLKFHYCRNRGPVDKLPYSFTVGVREKNPGGFLSAAEIPLSRLYICMAGVFFTAATVWVYTLMKHRYSVFKIHWLMAALAFTKSTSLVFHSINYHFINTEGHPIEAWAVMYYITHLLKGALLFITLALIGTGWAFVKYILSDKEKKIFMIVIPLQVLANVAFIIIESTEEGSSEYYLWKEILFLVDLICCGAILFPVVWSIRHLQEASSTDGKAAMNLEKLKLFRHYYVMIVCYIYFTRIIAILLKITMPFQWQWCYEFLVEVSTLIFFVLTGYKFRPASNNPYLQLPQDEEDVEMDEVVTESGALEGISKVKKTSNGRERQKESTL; the protein is encoded by the exons ATGGCTGAGGAAAACAGAGTCTGTTTTGTGGCCGGGTTTTTACTTCTACTGCTGCTTTCTGGGTGCACGGCAAGAATACACACGCTCACACTGACG AATGACACTCGATCCACTGTCGACCTCAACAACTTTGGGTTTTTTGCTAATGGAACTTTGGAAGTTAACCTGTCTTCCCTGCAACTCGATGAAAAGCGTGTGAACTACAGCAAGTATCCA GTTGGTTTCACCCTGTCCAGGTCACGAGTTAATGGAGTCTTGTCCTACACA GCAGAGGAGCCGGAGACATGTCCTCTCACTCCTCCTTCTCCTAAGCAGGCCAATGATGAacctctcattttttttcttattgataTCAACAAGCTCAG TGTTATTGTGAAAACTATGGGTGTACAAGACAACATCTTGACTGCCGAGGAAAAGGATGGTGCAGAAAAAG GTCAAAGGAAAGCTAGAGATTCCCCTGCCgaccctgctgctcctgctgctcctcctggccCTCCTGCCCCTGCTgcccctgctgctcctgctgtccctgctgctcctgctaAGCCACCAGAGAATGGAGATGAACCAGCAGAGgacaagaagaacaaagagtCTGCGGTTCAGAAACCAGACGAGCAAAAAGGAGAAAAGCCAAACACTGAAGTGGAAGCTAAGAAAGTTGCAGGGAAAACTTTCCAT ctGGACAAACCTACCCAGCTGGTCTTGGCTTTGAAAAAAGTTGATGACCTTTTTAACTTTAGT TTCCACATGGTGATCGGACCGAAGGCAGAGGGTCTGTACAGCCTCAAGTTCCACTACTGTCGGAACAGGGGGCCTGTAGACAAACTGCCCTACTCATTCACA GTgggagtgagagagaagaaTCCAGGCGGCTTCCTGTCTGCGGCAGAAATTCCTCTGTCCCGCCTTTACATCTGTATGGCTGGTGTCTTCTTCACAGCAGCCACGGTCTGGGTGTACACACTCATGAAGCACAG ATACAGTGTGTTTAAGATCCATTGGCTGATGGCAGCACTGGCATTCACCAAGTCCACGTCACTGGTTTTCCATAGT ATCAACTATCACTTCATCAACACTGAGGGGCATCCCATCGAAGCCTGGGCAGTCATGTATTATATAACACACTT GCTGAAGGGGGCTCTCTTGTTCATCACTCTGGCCCTGATTGGCACCGGCTGGGCTTTTGTTAAATACATTCTgtcagacaaagaaaagaagatcTTTATGATCGTCATTCCACTGCAG GTCCTGGCGAATGTCGCCTTCATCATAATTGAGTCTACCGAGGAAGGTTCCAGTGAATACTATCTGTGGAAGGAGATCCTCTTTCTGGTCGACCTTATCTGCTGTGGAGCCATCCTCTTCCCTGTTGTGTG GTCAATCCGTCACCTGCAAGAAGCTTCTAGTACTGATGGCAAAG ctgCCATGAACCTGGAGAAGCTGAAGCTCTTCCGGCATTATTATGTGATG ATTGTGTGTTATATCTACTTTACGAGGATTATAGCCATTCTACTCAAGATCACCATGCCCTTCCAGTGGCAGTGGTGCTATGAG TTTCTGGTGGAGGTGTCTACTCTGATCTTTTTTGTGTTGACGGGCTACAAGTTCCGACCAGCGTCCAACAACCCCTACCTCCAGCTTCCCCAGGACGAGGAGGACGTAGAGATGGATGAAGT
- the LOC114442110 gene encoding pyrin-like: MNVPLLLLGALEDLLDEYFKTFKWYLSMRVLDSCEPIPKSRLEKALRPETVSKMIECYGEELAVEVTVKILRNMRMNSAAEELKKAHTARETSAPSTSSPAVTPATAAPAISAQQGGVIIAPMVHGGSTVGAWNITINKPNE; encoded by the exons ATGAATGTTCCACTGCTGCTCCTTGGTGCTCTGGAAGACCTGCTTGATGAGTACTTCAAAACATTTAAGTGGTACCTCTCAATGAGGGTCTTGGACAGCTGTGAACCCATTCCCAAAAGTCGTCTGGAGAAGGCGCTCCGGCCTGAAACTGTCAGTAAGATGATAGAATGCTATGGCGAAGAGCTGGCTGTGGAAGTTACTGTCAAAATCCTGAGGAACATGAGGATGAACAGTGCTGCAGAAGAGTTAAAGAaagcacacacag CGAGGGAAACATCTGCACCCTCCACCTCTTCTCCTGCTGTGACACCTGCTACTGCTGCACCTGCAATATCAGCTCAGCAAGGGGGAGTGATCATAGCCCCGATGGTCCACGGTGGCTCCACGGTGGGGGCGTGGAATATAACCATCAACAAaccaaatgaatga
- the LOC114442090 gene encoding pyrin-like, translating to MNVPLLLLGALEDLVDEYFKTFKWYLSMRVLDSCEPIPKSRLEKALRPETVSKMIECYGEELAVDVTVKILRNMRINSAAEELKKAHTARETSAPSTSSPAVTPATAAPAISAQQGGVIIAPMVHGGSTVGAWNITINKPNE from the exons ATGAATGTTCCACTGCTGCTCCTTGGTGCTCTGGAAGACCTGGTTGATGAGTACTTCAAAACATTTAAGTGGTACCTCTCAATGAGGGTCTTGGACAGCTGTGAACCCATTCCTAAAAGTCGTCTGGAGAAGGCGCTCCGGCCTGAAACTGTCAGTAAGATGATAGAATGCTATGGCGAAGAGCTGGCTGTGGACGTTACTGTCAAAATCCTGAGGAACATGAGGATAAACAGTGCTGCAGAAGAGTTAAAGAaagcacacacag CGAGGGAAACATCTGCACCCTCCACCTCTTCTCCTGCTGTGACACCTGCTACTGCTGCACCTGCAATATCAGCTCAGCAAGGGGGAGTGATCATAGCCCCGATGGTCCACGGTGGCTCCACGGTGGGGGCGTGGAATATAACCATCAACAAaccaaatgaatga